A stretch of Novipirellula artificiosorum DNA encodes these proteins:
- the lepB gene encoding signal peptidase I, which yields MSRKNTSESNSTQGAVSADADAQASPAQARAASFRTAAQRETVEAFVVAFILALLFRAFLAEAFVIPTGSMAPTLMGAHKDVDCDRCGTPFQVGASLERRGPVTDNAVVAGICPNCRHVNPMDLAGNPNHSTFNGDRILVSKFAYTISDPKRWDVIVFKFPGNPKQNYIKRLVGLPNETLTIDHGDVFTKPTGSEAVREIVRKPAKTLLSMRHLVYDTDYQSAELIKANYPSRWQPWVESATSPPSDSWQIDRTNEGMSASLQTRSADETHWLRYFHRWPSEQQWEMADQGASLADVDPYSSRLITDFYAYDSYVHVRSDQLFDEKPSAIRGGSRLTRMFNSGYSAGTLKPGFQSGSGPEQFNGRAEFGSQGLSRDGIHWVGDLIVEADVETSKDAQALELQIVESGVKYQCQIDLASGIATLSIRDGQDRPFDSDSETPNLHPQAETTVRAGTQHTVRMSNCDDQILLWVDEDLVSFDQPTQFDSRRFLSDENDYPHFAVGDPMDASPVAIGVRGGSGTLRHLRLDRDKYYIATKDSSTGMFDYDMRQVWEVAGRSVTYPDVQAMFGEPESWSELPIWKARRSVTFELQEDQFFPMGDNSPESLDARCWAGTKVRFGMPEEADRWSDASYVPRDLLVGKALLVFWPHSWNSPVPFTPNLRQMKLIR from the coding sequence ATGAGCCGAAAAAATACTTCTGAATCGAATTCCACCCAAGGAGCGGTTTCGGCAGATGCCGACGCCCAAGCCAGCCCCGCTCAGGCTCGGGCCGCATCGTTTCGCACTGCGGCGCAACGGGAAACGGTGGAAGCCTTCGTCGTCGCATTTATTCTGGCACTTCTTTTTCGAGCGTTTTTGGCCGAAGCCTTCGTCATCCCCACCGGTTCGATGGCCCCGACGTTGATGGGGGCCCATAAAGATGTCGACTGCGACCGCTGTGGAACTCCTTTCCAGGTGGGTGCCAGTCTCGAACGCCGCGGACCGGTGACCGACAACGCGGTGGTGGCCGGAATCTGCCCCAATTGTCGGCACGTCAATCCCATGGACTTGGCGGGAAATCCTAATCACAGCACGTTCAACGGCGACCGGATTCTGGTCAGTAAGTTCGCCTACACGATCAGTGATCCGAAGCGATGGGATGTGATCGTGTTTAAGTTTCCTGGAAACCCCAAGCAGAATTACATCAAACGGTTGGTGGGTTTGCCGAACGAAACTTTGACGATCGATCACGGTGATGTTTTCACCAAGCCGACCGGAAGCGAAGCGGTGCGAGAAATCGTTCGAAAACCTGCCAAGACGCTTTTGTCGATGCGGCATTTGGTATACGACACCGATTATCAATCCGCGGAGTTGATCAAGGCGAACTACCCAAGTCGCTGGCAGCCATGGGTTGAAAGCGCGACTTCGCCGCCAAGCGATTCTTGGCAGATTGATCGAACGAATGAAGGGATGTCAGCGTCACTGCAAACCCGTTCGGCGGACGAGACCCATTGGCTTCGATACTTCCACCGTTGGCCAAGCGAACAACAATGGGAAATGGCGGACCAGGGGGCTTCGCTGGCCGACGTTGATCCTTACTCGAGTCGTTTGATTACCGATTTTTATGCCTACGATTCTTACGTGCACGTTCGATCCGACCAACTCTTCGACGAAAAACCGTCCGCCATACGGGGTGGCTCGCGATTGACTCGGATGTTCAACAGCGGCTATTCCGCGGGCACGCTGAAACCGGGTTTTCAATCAGGCTCGGGGCCCGAGCAGTTCAACGGGCGAGCCGAGTTTGGTTCGCAAGGTCTGTCACGCGATGGAATTCACTGGGTTGGCGACCTAATCGTCGAAGCGGATGTGGAAACGTCCAAAGACGCGCAAGCCTTGGAGTTGCAGATCGTTGAGTCTGGGGTGAAGTACCAATGCCAAATCGATCTCGCCAGCGGTATCGCCACTTTGTCGATTCGAGACGGGCAGGACCGGCCGTTTGATTCGGATTCGGAAACACCGAATCTGCACCCTCAGGCCGAAACCACGGTCAGGGCGGGCACACAGCATACGGTGCGAATGAGCAATTGTGACGATCAGATTTTGCTGTGGGTCGATGAGGACTTGGTGTCGTTTGATCAACCGACCCAGTTTGATTCGCGACGATTTCTTAGCGACGAGAATGACTACCCTCACTTTGCCGTCGGCGACCCGATGGATGCCAGCCCCGTTGCCATTGGAGTCCGAGGCGGATCCGGTACCCTTCGTCATTTGCGACTCGATCGTGACAAATATTACATCGCAACCAAAGACAGCTCGACAGGCATGTTCGACTACGACATGCGTCAAGTCTGGGAAGTCGCGGGACGCTCGGTAACGTACCCCGATGTTCAAGCCATGTTTGGCGAGCCAGAAAGCTGGTCGGAATTGCCGATCTGGAAAGCTCGCCGATCGGTCACCTTTGAATTGCAGGAAGATCAATTTTTTCCGATGGGGGACAACAGTCCCGAGAGCCTCGATGCGAGATGTTGGGCGGGGACGAAAGTGCGTTTTGGGATGCCTGAGGAAGCCGATCGATGGTCCGATGCCTCCTATGTGCCGCGTGATTTGTTGGTTGGGAAAGCCTTGTTGGTGTTCTGGCCTCACTCTTGGAATTCCCCTGTTCCGTTTACTCCCAATCTTCGCCAGATGAAGTTGATTCGTTGA
- the lptB gene encoding LPS export ABC transporter ATP-binding protein, with amino-acid sequence MDASPERQPILQAVDLQKTYGRRRVVDGVNLHVDEAEIVGLLGPNGAGKSTSFRMICGMIQPDRGRVYLEGQDVTDWPMFRRARDGHMGYLPQEPSVFKKLTVEQNISALLELLGMDRAARKTRTQQLLEEFNITHIRKSRAAGLSGGERRRLEIARCLVSDPRIVMLDEPFAGIDPITVQSIQGVIKQLRDSGISVLITDHAAREILGTVDRCYVIYQGQVLIDGSPEEVKEHPKVREEYLGDLDGAAQTTVQRSEAAGRPSGHIPRPHFRESNSPARKPARRVTDV; translated from the coding sequence ATGGATGCGAGTCCCGAAAGACAACCGATTTTGCAGGCGGTTGATTTACAAAAGACCTACGGACGACGACGAGTCGTTGATGGGGTCAACCTCCATGTCGACGAAGCCGAAATCGTCGGATTGCTGGGCCCGAATGGGGCCGGAAAATCAACAAGTTTTCGGATGATCTGTGGCATGATCCAACCGGATCGTGGACGAGTTTACTTGGAGGGTCAGGACGTTACCGATTGGCCGATGTTCCGCCGCGCTCGTGATGGACATATGGGCTATCTGCCTCAAGAACCAAGCGTTTTCAAAAAATTGACAGTGGAGCAGAACATCTCGGCACTCTTGGAGTTGCTGGGAATGGACCGAGCGGCGCGAAAAACTCGCACGCAGCAGTTGCTTGAGGAGTTCAATATAACGCACATCCGTAAAAGTCGGGCGGCGGGGCTGAGCGGTGGTGAACGAAGACGCTTGGAAATTGCACGTTGTCTCGTTTCCGATCCGCGAATTGTGATGCTGGACGAACCGTTTGCGGGCATCGATCCGATCACGGTGCAGTCGATTCAAGGCGTGATCAAACAACTTCGAGATAGCGGTATCAGCGTGCTGATTACCGATCATGCGGCGCGTGAAATTTTGGGTACCGTCGATCGCTGCTATGTGATCTATCAGGGCCAGGTGCTGATCGATGGGAGTCCCGAAGAGGTGAAGGAGCATCCAAAGGTTCGCGAAGAATACCTCGGAGACTTGGACGGTGCGGCGCAAACAACGGTGCAGCGATCCGAAGCCGCTGGCCGGCCAAGCGGACACATCCCGCGCCCTCATTTTCGGGAATCCAACTCACCCGCCCGAAAACCAGCCCGCCGAGTCACCGATGTCTGA
- a CDS encoding cytochrome b family protein translates to MKSSPRVVDYQTLLNEGIGDNAFIHLTNVDFDRTEKTSRLERIASSFEGIGAGATAADPAKIQKTIAEIKQQLAAQGGTSQIADLVAESLVAIKVFPKNAGLTEQLVSLPRNRNAVATAADQIDHYNELRGYITIDNGEQTRQAIQLLGSPDAMQRDANAWLEKLNQIKQQKETARDRFLIDPMDRPPSRVSSAGLFACSLGSIVFGWLLLGSGTMSWLGWFLMPIPAILGLVGFPLRLGRGGRKTSILYLIVGFTLFVVGGYEMVFLGGFGQTDGTTIHHVIGFLLAATGTSAFAGAALHHRARQPLENILPPPPSATQPTTRPVLSYRTSADQLAAMANDAEDCAPTHYVDPCFMAAMDDSCSSITMDCVERLDVIGFVNPSYVRASDDYNVPAIALQFGCDHKVLAEVSDNAVEPVIRFTSVLHDGLAIVTVSETVARTRRAQFGINGVYASGNHDSIEKLLASHLELTIRMSEKRDSKIVTFDHEEKLEVCLYSRRVFADIQRQFGESNVMIARASYDRFQFPPQPVEELTLA, encoded by the coding sequence ATGAAATCATCGCCGCGTGTTGTGGATTACCAGACGTTGCTGAACGAGGGCATTGGCGATAACGCATTCATTCACCTCACGAACGTTGATTTTGACCGCACGGAAAAAACCAGTCGGCTTGAGAGAATCGCATCGAGTTTCGAGGGCATTGGAGCGGGGGCGACCGCCGCCGATCCCGCAAAGATCCAGAAAACAATCGCCGAGATAAAACAACAACTTGCGGCACAGGGCGGAACGTCTCAGATCGCAGATCTCGTCGCCGAGTCGCTGGTTGCCATCAAAGTGTTCCCAAAGAACGCCGGCTTGACCGAGCAGCTCGTTTCGTTGCCACGCAACCGCAATGCGGTTGCCACGGCTGCCGATCAGATCGACCATTACAACGAACTCCGTGGCTACATTACGATCGACAATGGCGAGCAAACTCGCCAAGCAATCCAATTGCTGGGTAGCCCGGATGCGATGCAGCGAGATGCCAACGCTTGGCTAGAAAAACTCAATCAGATCAAGCAGCAAAAGGAGACCGCGCGAGATCGATTCCTGATCGATCCGATGGATCGACCACCAAGTCGAGTGTCCTCGGCTGGTCTGTTCGCATGTTCCCTCGGCTCGATCGTGTTCGGATGGCTGCTACTTGGCAGCGGAACCATGTCTTGGCTGGGTTGGTTCTTGATGCCAATTCCCGCTATCCTCGGTCTGGTCGGCTTTCCACTTCGACTGGGGCGTGGGGGACGAAAAACCAGCATCCTGTACCTGATCGTTGGCTTCACCCTGTTCGTCGTTGGCGGATATGAGATGGTTTTCCTTGGTGGTTTCGGGCAAACCGACGGGACCACGATACATCATGTGATCGGGTTCTTGTTGGCAGCTACGGGCACGTCCGCATTTGCCGGTGCAGCCCTTCATCACCGAGCACGCCAACCACTTGAAAACATCTTGCCACCACCCCCTTCGGCAACTCAACCGACCACTCGCCCGGTGCTCAGCTACCGCACCTCGGCCGATCAACTCGCGGCCATGGCGAACGACGCCGAGGACTGTGCGCCAACCCATTACGTCGACCCTTGTTTTATGGCCGCAATGGATGATTCTTGCAGCTCCATCACAATGGATTGTGTCGAGCGTTTGGACGTGATTGGCTTTGTCAATCCGTCGTACGTTCGCGCCAGTGATGACTACAATGTGCCGGCGATCGCACTTCAATTTGGATGCGACCACAAAGTGCTAGCCGAAGTGAGTGACAACGCGGTCGAACCGGTCATTCGATTCACCAGCGTGCTACATGATGGGTTAGCCATCGTGACCGTTTCCGAAACGGTTGCCAGGACGCGGCGAGCCCAGTTCGGCATCAACGGTGTTTATGCATCGGGCAATCATGATTCAATCGAAAAACTCCTTGCAAGTCACCTGGAGCTAACGATTCGCATGTCAGAAAAACGGGATTCCAAGATCGTCACATTCGATCATGAAGAGAAGCTCGAAGTCTGCTTGTACTCACGCCGCGTCTTTGCAGACATCCAGCGTCAATTTGGTGAGTCCAATGTGATGATCGCTCGCGCCAGTTACGATCGCTTCCAGTTCCCACCTCAACCGGTGGAAGAATTGACCCTCGCGTAA
- a CDS encoding acyltransferase family protein encodes METLPLRRNVSPSTRPAEKPNFAGFDALRAFSALAVVLLHACVPYLQHPMPGLAWTVRDRTSGLLDCLFWGIESFIMPIFLVLAGFLAWQTLSKKGPSILVSSRARRLLVPLAFAVCVVLPIGLYTWVLAWVAEGVVAPVKLKSLKFDGVIDQDLWGLSHLWFMLYLFLYVMVAAIVFRGISQSRKATVLRRSLAQPHLVSIGLFLVAFVVLAFRPEVVWGFQHAFAPVPSKWIYSGTFFAGGMLLASKDPRLVWIQSKTPVLGIASVALLVTAVTMGRWHLQFSGDALAKGFLAAITVLCAWSTTLFLIAASGSFQKLSLPIQYLAAASFWIYLVHHPILGLTHLDLKLTLADTPPTIKTAMAFATSVTVSVLSYEVMVRRTRLGRLLGMTWEVPLSRPSVPELQSPLLQSDERESQPWSRAA; translated from the coding sequence ATGGAAACACTGCCATTACGACGAAACGTCTCTCCTTCGACTCGCCCAGCTGAGAAGCCGAACTTCGCAGGTTTCGACGCGTTACGTGCGTTTTCGGCTCTCGCCGTGGTACTCCTGCACGCCTGTGTTCCGTACCTGCAACATCCCATGCCGGGGTTAGCGTGGACGGTGCGTGACCGAACCAGCGGCTTGTTAGACTGCCTTTTCTGGGGCATCGAATCGTTCATCATGCCCATTTTTCTGGTTTTGGCAGGCTTTTTGGCTTGGCAAACGCTATCGAAAAAGGGCCCTTCGATCCTGGTTTCCAGTCGTGCCCGACGGCTGCTGGTCCCCTTGGCGTTCGCTGTCTGTGTGGTCCTGCCGATTGGACTTTACACTTGGGTCCTGGCTTGGGTCGCCGAAGGAGTCGTGGCCCCCGTCAAACTCAAGAGTTTGAAATTTGATGGTGTCATCGATCAAGATTTGTGGGGCCTCAGCCACTTATGGTTCATGCTGTATCTGTTTTTGTACGTCATGGTCGCGGCCATCGTTTTTCGTGGAATTTCGCAATCCAGAAAAGCGACTGTGCTGCGACGATCACTCGCCCAACCCCACCTTGTATCGATTGGGTTGTTTCTCGTTGCCTTTGTCGTGTTGGCTTTCCGCCCCGAAGTGGTGTGGGGTTTTCAGCATGCATTCGCTCCGGTGCCGAGCAAGTGGATCTACAGTGGGACTTTCTTCGCAGGAGGCATGCTGCTCGCATCGAAAGACCCTCGCTTAGTTTGGATACAGAGCAAAACACCGGTACTCGGCATTGCCAGTGTCGCGTTGCTCGTCACGGCGGTCACCATGGGCCGTTGGCATTTGCAGTTCAGCGGCGACGCATTGGCCAAGGGTTTCTTGGCTGCGATCACGGTTCTTTGTGCTTGGTCAACAACGCTGTTCTTGATCGCTGCGAGTGGTTCGTTCCAAAAGCTATCGCTGCCGATCCAGTACTTGGCGGCAGCCTCGTTTTGGATCTATCTGGTACACCACCCTATCCTTGGGCTTACCCATTTGGATCTAAAACTGACGTTGGCCGACACGCCCCCAACGATCAAGACGGCGATGGCATTCGCCACGAGCGTGACCGTGAGCGTGCTGAGCTACGAAGTGATGGTGCGACGGACGCGATTGGGTCGGTTGCTCGGTATGACATGGGAAGTCCCCCTCTCTCGACCGTCCGTTCCCGAACTGCAGTCGCCCCTGCTACAATCGGATGAACGTGAGTCACAACCGTGGTCCCGAGCGGCCTGA
- a CDS encoding lipopolysaccharide assembly protein LapA domain-containing protein, translating to MRQKIRWFLLLAGVIVALAIAVQNNAMAEVKLFFFSRDVPLSLLIVTSAGAGFLLGSLMTYSMLRAQKKTEPKAKEVKTAPKQAEAVDELRGQTK from the coding sequence ATGAGGCAGAAAATACGCTGGTTTTTGTTACTCGCCGGGGTGATCGTCGCTTTGGCGATCGCGGTCCAAAACAATGCCATGGCGGAAGTCAAACTGTTCTTTTTCAGCCGAGATGTGCCCCTTTCGCTGTTGATCGTGACCAGCGCCGGGGCCGGATTCCTGCTCGGTTCGCTCATGACCTATTCGATGCTTCGAGCCCAAAAGAAGACCGAGCCGAAGGCAAAGGAGGTCAAAACCGCACCGAAGCAAGCTGAAGCGGTTGACGAACTGAGAGGCCAAACCAAGTAG
- a CDS encoding tetratricopeptide repeat protein, which yields MLTGSERFAALLRPANLRGLLPLILIVVALETGTAKIGVCETGGSLDALGTTADTLIEQLGSQSYATRLRARESLQRMGLEAFDELHAAQYHPDSEIAMTARHLVSSLLVSWSKETDPEQVREILHEYGAQTEDERRARIAMLAELPKHEGLAALVRLTRFETSLALSRVAALSLMRQTIAEDETAHRVEQIQLGLGQGDRAPVIWLAAYADDLKTGVVDAKRWDKLIDQQRQQLDTASAVQTTRPSILELVRVCANQAWLRGQTDDAQQLVEKHLDLVTPTTRELSEACRWAIKTGLYSTVLELRNRHTQLFDAQPMLLYSAAEALNASHDPEGGEALAVRALGTQPIPSDLETQEKWSPNDLAERAQSHREIADHLQSRGLFDWAEAEYRMIIDRLDIVSMPSTSARISLAQMLGDLLQHQQVVDVLTPLVNRISSDDQFRNQLNFQHRNLDAMRSMIHWHGALAKIEQGEIEQAKPMLEKALRIDPTNIDILIDMYRLEQDDPQWTQQTETLIKMSTRDTQKLIDERETQLRRPGQFFGMGGSLADLLNQYAWLVSNTQGDYARALRYSRRSLELLPNEPAQLDTLARCYYAVGDFQNAYATQVKAVQLMPHSPPMLRQLELLEKAAQADLPKQ from the coding sequence ATGTTGACAGGCTCGGAACGCTTTGCCGCCTTGCTTCGACCGGCGAATTTGCGGGGCTTACTGCCGCTGATCCTGATCGTGGTGGCGCTGGAAACGGGAACCGCGAAGATCGGGGTTTGTGAAACGGGAGGTTCGCTGGACGCATTAGGCACGACTGCCGACACGCTGATCGAACAGCTTGGCAGTCAGAGCTACGCCACCCGTCTGCGTGCCCGGGAGTCACTTCAACGAATGGGCCTTGAGGCGTTCGATGAGCTCCATGCGGCACAATACCACCCAGATAGCGAAATCGCGATGACGGCGCGGCACCTGGTCAGCAGTTTGTTGGTGAGCTGGTCCAAGGAAACCGATCCCGAGCAAGTTCGCGAGATTTTGCACGAGTATGGTGCCCAAACCGAGGACGAACGCCGCGCTCGGATCGCGATGCTGGCCGAATTGCCAAAACACGAAGGCTTGGCCGCACTCGTTCGACTGACCCGTTTTGAAACCTCGCTGGCCCTGAGTCGTGTCGCTGCCCTCTCGCTGATGCGGCAAACGATTGCCGAGGACGAGACAGCCCACCGCGTGGAACAAATTCAATTGGGTCTGGGGCAAGGAGACCGCGCTCCGGTCATTTGGCTGGCGGCGTACGCGGACGACTTGAAGACCGGCGTTGTTGATGCCAAGCGTTGGGACAAACTCATCGACCAGCAACGCCAACAACTCGACACCGCCTCTGCCGTCCAGACGACACGACCATCGATTTTAGAGTTGGTTCGCGTCTGTGCGAATCAAGCTTGGCTTCGCGGGCAAACCGACGATGCCCAGCAATTGGTTGAAAAGCATTTGGATCTGGTAACTCCGACCACGCGTGAACTCAGTGAAGCATGTCGGTGGGCGATCAAGACCGGCCTGTATTCCACTGTGCTTGAACTGCGAAACCGACACACCCAGCTATTCGATGCCCAACCGATGCTTCTCTACTCCGCTGCGGAAGCGTTGAATGCGAGCCACGATCCCGAGGGCGGCGAAGCGCTCGCGGTGCGGGCACTCGGTACACAGCCAATACCGAGCGATCTCGAAACACAAGAAAAGTGGTCGCCGAACGACCTTGCGGAAAGAGCCCAATCCCATCGTGAGATTGCAGATCACCTACAATCCCGCGGTCTGTTTGATTGGGCCGAAGCCGAGTATCGAATGATCATCGACCGACTCGACATCGTTTCGATGCCATCCACAAGCGCGAGAATCTCGCTGGCGCAAATGCTCGGCGATCTGCTGCAGCATCAACAGGTGGTGGATGTCTTAACGCCTCTGGTCAACCGAATCAGCAGCGATGATCAATTCAGGAATCAATTGAACTTCCAACATCGCAACCTGGATGCCATGCGCAGCATGATCCACTGGCATGGAGCCTTGGCGAAAATAGAACAAGGTGAGATCGAGCAAGCAAAACCCATGCTTGAAAAGGCGTTGCGGATCGATCCAACCAACATCGACATTCTGATTGACATGTATCGGCTCGAACAAGACGATCCCCAGTGGACTCAACAAACCGAGACGTTGATCAAGATGAGCACCCGCGATACACAAAAATTGATCGACGAGCGGGAAACGCAACTAAGGCGGCCTGGCCAGTTCTTTGGGATGGGCGGTTCCCTGGCGGATTTATTGAATCAATACGCATGGTTGGTTAGCAACACCCAAGGAGACTATGCTCGTGCGCTTCGTTACAGTAGACGCTCGCTGGAGCTGTTGCCAAACGAGCCTGCACAACTCGATACCCTGGCGCGATGCTATTACGCCGTTGGCGATTTTCAGAACGCCTATGCAACGCAAGTCAAAGCGGTTCAGTTGATGCCTCATTCGCCTCCAATGCTTCGCCAATTGGAATTATTGGAAAAAGCGGCGCAGGCCGATCTGCCAAAGCAATAG
- a CDS encoding DNA polymerase Y family protein yields MKRLLCIWLPNWPIQSLRWRVQERSVKPIENDARNAPSSMEWKLADGPTLLWADDRRRGRLVVACCRHAAMMGVQIAMPLVQAKQLLLHDPNRPDANVLPHDPFADQTLLMRLATDLQSALSPKVAIETLAEHPWAGFPRHQPESLFCDITGVEHLFGGESSLIDAARTRMNEHYAINLHARIAAAPNIATAWALAHFGDHAIEVTEDPETALRPLPVESLRLMPATVGTLGRLGIETVNQLLRLPRGGLATRLGKPLVTRISQALGELEEPITVHHDDAELSCSDTLEYPTSDLGILLDRIERLLEEIRVGLVTRKHGALGLRCHLSLVTPPPLELQIGLFAPSQDTKHLLSLLESRLETQSLPSDVVRLTISIPLSAPIRSVQAGLFEQESVGGLDRGADSPQSFGGSVLSRMVDSLSGRLGRESVLKVRMEQDSVPENSYVAYPMTGPSPSRSRAKRAKQVGRGNSENRASRDDGQHLPSRHDAMRRPLTVFDRPYPLLSLKTSTPPLGDVPALVRYRGQAYRVIRCWGPERMETGWWNGPTIRRDYYRVETESGQWWWIYRDMKATQSDPNKPKWMLHGLFA; encoded by the coding sequence ATGAAACGGCTGCTGTGCATCTGGCTTCCCAATTGGCCCATCCAAAGTCTGCGGTGGCGAGTTCAAGAGCGATCCGTCAAGCCGATCGAAAACGACGCGCGTAACGCTCCCTCGTCAATGGAGTGGAAACTCGCCGATGGGCCCACGTTGTTGTGGGCCGATGATCGGCGCCGCGGTCGTTTGGTCGTCGCTTGCTGTCGTCACGCGGCGATGATGGGAGTTCAGATCGCGATGCCGCTTGTTCAAGCCAAGCAACTGCTCCTTCACGATCCAAATCGGCCAGACGCAAACGTGTTGCCGCACGATCCGTTTGCTGACCAAACGCTATTGATGCGTTTGGCGACCGATCTTCAATCGGCCCTCAGCCCCAAGGTTGCTATCGAAACGTTGGCCGAGCACCCTTGGGCTGGTTTTCCACGTCACCAGCCGGAATCCTTGTTCTGTGATATCACCGGTGTCGAGCATTTGTTTGGTGGTGAATCGTCGTTGATCGATGCGGCGAGGACCAGGATGAACGAGCATTACGCCATCAACCTGCATGCGCGGATTGCTGCGGCGCCGAACATCGCCACGGCATGGGCACTCGCTCATTTCGGTGACCACGCGATCGAAGTGACGGAGGATCCTGAAACCGCACTGCGTCCCTTGCCAGTCGAATCGCTTCGCTTGATGCCGGCAACGGTGGGGACGCTCGGTCGATTGGGCATCGAGACGGTCAATCAACTGCTGCGTTTGCCACGCGGCGGATTGGCGACTCGGTTGGGGAAACCACTCGTCACTCGAATCAGCCAAGCGCTCGGTGAACTCGAAGAACCCATCACCGTTCATCATGACGATGCCGAATTGAGTTGCTCCGATACGCTCGAGTATCCGACGAGCGACCTGGGTATTTTACTCGATCGTATCGAACGACTGCTCGAAGAAATCAGGGTGGGGTTGGTGACACGCAAACATGGGGCACTTGGATTGCGATGTCACTTAAGTTTGGTGACTCCTCCGCCGCTCGAACTCCAGATCGGCTTGTTCGCACCCAGTCAAGATACGAAGCATCTTCTTTCGCTGCTTGAATCTCGACTCGAAACGCAGTCGCTGCCTTCCGATGTCGTCCGATTGACGATCTCGATTCCTTTGTCCGCGCCGATTCGCAGTGTCCAAGCTGGACTTTTCGAGCAGGAATCTGTGGGTGGATTGGATCGTGGGGCCGATTCACCTCAGTCGTTTGGTGGATCGGTGCTTTCACGAATGGTGGATTCACTGAGCGGCCGACTGGGCCGTGAATCGGTGTTGAAGGTCCGAATGGAACAGGATTCGGTACCCGAAAATTCTTATGTCGCCTATCCGATGACTGGTCCGTCACCGAGTCGGTCGCGTGCAAAGAGGGCAAAGCAAGTGGGGCGGGGCAACAGCGAGAACCGCGCTTCGCGAGACGACGGACAACATTTGCCCTCGAGACATGATGCGATGCGGCGTCCGTTAACCGTTTTTGATCGCCCCTATCCCCTTCTTTCCCTGAAGACCTCGACGCCACCACTTGGTGATGTGCCAGCGTTGGTTCGCTACCGCGGCCAAGCCTATCGGGTCATCCGCTGCTGGGGGCCCGAACGTATGGAAACCGGATGGTGGAACGGCCCGACGATCCGTCGCGATTACTACCGAGTCGAGACGGAGTCGGGTCAATGGTGGTGGATCTATCGAGACATGAAGGCGACCCAATCGGATCCAAACAAGCCGAAATGGATGCTCCATGGACTGTTCGCGTAA
- a CDS encoding ImuA family protein, translating into MTAQQTFAFMEVAVPMPKRPAASAVAAPAVAPSAPAVAEAPVAAVAPAAASESAEEQRLESAKEQRLDVPNDRQAILRRLRAQAGCITAADSKNKKTFSTGSSAIDQKLLRGGLRIDAVTEWIAESDSSGAAALAMIVAANCLRVHLGSGPLVIVDSNKTFYPPAAVSLGIPVERMILVRPRCHRDSVWAIDQALRCDAVAAVWAMLDARLDDRDARRFQLAAEQGETTGLFVRPRAVRGRPSFTDVQFSVQRVIPKRETVKPAMGHPLQVTLDRGRGAELGKSVWLQIDDHARLHEVAAPQENQYETAAVHLASQLAHPKSAVASSRAIRQADRKRRA; encoded by the coding sequence GTGACCGCTCAGCAAACGTTTGCATTCATGGAGGTTGCCGTCCCCATGCCGAAGCGGCCGGCTGCTTCGGCTGTAGCGGCCCCGGCGGTGGCCCCCTCGGCCCCAGCGGTCGCCGAAGCCCCAGTGGCAGCGGTCGCCCCAGCGGCAGCGAGTGAGTCTGCTGAAGAGCAAAGGCTCGAGTCTGCTAAAGAGCAAAGGCTCGATGTCCCGAACGATCGCCAGGCGATTCTCCGCCGCTTGCGGGCTCAAGCCGGATGCATCACCGCGGCAGATTCGAAAAACAAAAAGACCTTCTCAACGGGCAGTTCGGCGATCGACCAAAAATTACTTCGTGGTGGGCTTCGCATCGATGCGGTAACCGAATGGATTGCTGAATCTGACAGCAGCGGTGCCGCTGCGCTGGCGATGATCGTTGCGGCGAATTGTTTGCGAGTCCACTTGGGATCAGGGCCGTTGGTGATTGTGGATTCGAACAAGACCTTCTACCCGCCAGCGGCCGTTTCGCTTGGAATTCCGGTCGAGCGGATGATCTTGGTTCGGCCGCGATGTCACCGCGATTCGGTCTGGGCGATCGATCAAGCATTGCGGTGTGACGCGGTGGCAGCCGTTTGGGCGATGCTCGATGCGCGATTGGATGACCGAGATGCGAGACGCTTTCAGTTAGCGGCGGAGCAGGGCGAAACGACGGGATTGTTCGTTCGGCCCCGCGCGGTGCGTGGCCGACCGAGTTTTACCGACGTGCAATTTTCGGTTCAACGTGTGATCCCAAAACGAGAAACCGTTAAGCCCGCCATGGGGCATCCTTTGCAAGTCACGCTCGACCGCGGCCGCGGCGCCGAGCTTGGCAAAAGTGTTTGGCTGCAAATCGATGATCATGCTCGGCTGCACGAAGTGGCCGCTCCGCAAGAGAACCAATATGAAACGGCTGCTGTGCATCTGGCTTCCCAATTGGCCCATCCAAAGTCTGCGGTGGCGAGTTCAAGAGCGATCCGTCAAGCCGATCGAAAACGACGCGCGTAA